In the genome of Raphanus sativus cultivar WK10039 chromosome 9, ASM80110v3, whole genome shotgun sequence, the window TTTCCCTGGTGTAGTGAATCCCTTAGATGGGTAAAAGACCTCTCTTCTTGTGCCCCCTGTGGTTACTCTTATCTTTTCTGAAACTTATTCTTGGTTTCTCAGTGTGCAGTGGACTCAAGAGACATTGAATGGCATGTATCAGTATTTTATCAAGGTTTTGCCTCTACACAGCCATCTCCCTTCACATTTTGTTATTTGGGATGACTATAGATTTGATTGGGTGTTTCTGTTTGTTTTGACTTTGGGTTGCAAGGTTGTACCTACTGAATACACAGATGTTAAAGGCCATGTTATTCAGTCAAACCAGGTTAGGAAACTACCTCTAAGATCAGAACCTCTGACACTTGGCTGTAACTTGTGTAGTAATATTTATCTTAGAATTTGGGTTTTTGTGGTTTGGTACTTTGTAGTTCTCTGTGACTGAGCATTTCGAGAAAACGGAAGCTGGACGCACACAGTCACTGCCTggtgttttctttttctatgaTCTTTCTCCAATTAAGGTATCTCAGAATCAGAGTGATTGAGTGTTGTTGTATATGTTTACTAGTTTTTTCCTCTTACTTTTGAGTGTTGTTGTTGTCAGGTGATTTTCACAGAGCAGCATGTGGAGTTCTTGCACTTCCTCACTAATGTTTGCGCTATAGTAGGAGGTGTGATCTCCCTTCCCTCTCTGCTATCAATGTACTTTCTTTATTCGTGCTAGAATCACTAAATGTaacaaatgttattttttttatttgcaaaatgtAGGCATTTTCACGGTTTCCGGAATCATTGATTCATTTGTATATCATGGACAACGGGCGATAAAGAAAAAGATGGAGATTGGTAAATTCGGCTGAGTTAATACAAAACCATTTGTATCAGGAACAAGAGGAGCAGCTCAAGAAAGCTCAAGTTTATAATTGTTGTAAGTTTAATTTTTGAATAGAGTTGCAGAAACTAGTACtctttgtctctttttttttcattcaaacTCATGATTACCACTTTTGAAAATGTTCATAGTTGACTATGTTTCTCTTACTTAATTTGAGGGTATTTATATTAGATTCAGAAtcgataaaatatatattgatttaagTTGTCTACACAATCAAATCTTGATTTGAATGGCTGCCGTTTCTTTGACTATTGAATTATTTGTCTAAGTTGAGATCTAAAACTAATTGAGGGTGGATACTGGATAGGATACAAAACTACTCAGATTGATAGTACTGGATTTAATTCGACTCTCCCACGTCAAAGAGATAATAATGGTGTTGGAGAATTCAAtgcaatttttaaattttacaactACTTTTGTACAAAACATGGTTGGGAAAATAATGCATGTGAAATGAGAAGAGAAATGGAGTGTGAACATAATCTTTTGGTGGGCTCCTTTGGTGTTGTGTTTCTTTCAAACTCTCCATCTCTATGCTTTTTCCTTTGCGTAATTTGGAATTCTCCTCTTATAATATTTCAActtgtaatataattaatgcTAAGAAAATGTATCTGTTGATTATCTGAACTATTTACAGAGAAtaaacttttagaaaaaatacATGAACAAACGTTCAAATTTGGTTGACGTGCCATCGCATAAACGATATGAGCTTATTGTTCTTGTTCATAATGATAGCTTGGTAACTGTGTACTAAGTGTAGTTTTGTTTTCATTACAAGTAAACCTAGATTTACAAAAAGAACacatttttttgcatatatagTTGAGTAAACTAagaggttgacaaaaaaaagttgagtAAACTAAGAAATGAATTTATGATGATATATTTtgaacatttaattttaatttatggtaaactattatctttttttatttttttattttggtaaaatattaatattataccATTTTCATTTGTTTGCATTGTTGCTAGCAACTTATTACACAGAAATAGAAACAATAAAAACAACACAACAGCAAACAaccaaagaataaaaaaattaaacatagtTCGATTTTAATTATATCTTGAGGTTTTTTTAAGTTCTGTACGTCcgtttgaaaattaaaaaattaaacatagtTCTTAATACTCGATAGTACCAACATATTAGTCCAAAACTCTCGTGCTCTGTTACAGTATTACTTGCACccattgtcttttttttttggtgttttcctTTATTTCTTCGAGTCACCCACCCACTGGTGTATTGGCGAAAGTTCATATCTGACTTTTATAAAAATGTGTGATGAAGATTCGATCATTTATCTGCCGACTTTGTCTTTTCCTACTTCACTATAGTTCGAATTATTGGTTTTCTTGAATGGATTAATAAGTGAATAAAATGATAGAAGATGCTGCAAGAAAGTTGCGGCATGGCCGGTCACATCTTAGCAACACGCGAAGCTTCACCACTTGCGAATTGTAACCGATAAGAATCATACATAGTTGACATTGATTTATTCTTACGAAGTTTCATCTCCAACGAGACAAAACTCCAAAAAGATGAAACGTGGAAGGTGCTGAATTATACGTTATGTGGATCGTTTGTAGATTCCATTCCGCATATGAACAATTGTCAAACATGCAAGAATACCTAGTTAGCAGATAATCAAAACCGTTGCGCTACCTATTTTACTCTGACTAAAATGCAAACTACATACTTTTTAGTTTGTTGTAATAATTCTTCAAAAGTTTCGGTACAGTTTTGCTGTTTTTAACACTTCTGGCAACATTTGTGGATCGTATATATTGAGGGTGTCAATATGCATGGGAACTTTCGTCTCAAttcgactttttttttttgtcacgaaagtACTTCATTTAATCAAACTAGTTTGGTGGGGGAATTAACTCCAATCCAACCACCTGGTGTTCATACAAACGCAGGGCGTTCTTTGCTAACCCATCTGCTGCAACATTGTGCAGACGAGAATtccaaacaaaaacaacaacatcaaaTTCCATAGACAAAGCTAGGATATCCGACACAATACCATAAATCTCCAAGGGGGGGTTCTCTCCTGTTGATGGCTTTAATCAACTGTGCTGAATCAGATTCAAATCTTACTTCCTTAACTCCTAGGGAACGGCAAGCTTCAACTCCTTCTCTAAGCGCCAGTCCTTCTGCAATCAGCACTGACGGGATGAAGCTGGCGCTTCTGCTTCCTTCTGTGTGATTCTCGGGTGTCGAAACGAACCACCCTAGCCCTGCATTGAGTGACGATTCGGACCAGGCCGCATCTGATTGAGCTACTACCTTCATCTGGGGCAAAGCCACCGAGACCTTGACGTGGGCTTTCTTCTCTACTAGTTGCTGTGCAATCTCCCATTCCCTAGCTACAACTATCGCCTGCGATAGTGTTTCTGCTGGAGACCCAGAAAAGTTGTCAAAcacatacttgttccttgctttcCATAGGGACCAAAGGATCCAAGGTACTAGAGGTGTGGATGTAATTCCCGAAGGTGGGAGACATTTCAGAGCTTGCAACTCAGTCCAGTCTGCTCTCAAATCTGTCATTCCGCTAACATCAAAGCTTCCTACGAGAGGGGATAGGTTCCAGACATCTCGTGCGAAAGGACAGTGAAACAGAAGATGATTGACAGATTCAGAGCTTCCACAACGCTTGCACCTCGGATCAACGTTGATGTGTCGAGCAAGAAGTCTCTCTCCAACCGGTAGGATACCTTTCAAACTTTTCCAGGTAAACATCTTCACCTTAGGAGCTAGTTTTAAGTTCCATAGTGTCTTTTTCCAGTCAAACTCCATGGTTGCTTCTCCTTCTAGGATCTCTTCTTTAAGTTCTTCCATGGCTGCATGATATCCAAATTTTACAGAATATTTTCCATCTTTAGTGCCTAACCATTTTAGCACATCTCTTGCCCCCTTTGTACTCGGTTGAAGGCAGAGAATCCTCTGTTCTTCAAACGGTAGAACCTCCTGGATAAGGTTTATGTTCCACTCTCCCGTTGCCGGGAGGAGCAGGTCACTTACTACCAAAGAAGACGTTTGCTGCGTTGCTGGTCCCATTGGTCTCAGTGGCGAGTCAAGGTTTAACCAGGGGTCATCCCAAATGTTAATGCTTGCTCCATTCCCTATTACCCATCCCAGTTTCTTCAATAGAAGATCCCTTCCAACTAAGATACTGTGCCAGCCATGAGAGGCTGCACTTGGAGACGTACAGCTCAGTAAGTTTCCATCCGGACAGTACTTGGGGAGGAGAGTTCTTCCTAGTAGCCCATTAGGGTTGTCAAGCAATCGGATGCTGATCTTTGCCAAAAACGCCTCATTGAAGGCCTGGATATCTCGCAGTCCTAAGCCCCCACTATCTTTGGGTAGAGTCAATTTCTCCCATGAAATCCATGccattttcttttttcctttccCTCCATCCCACCAGTATCTCGTAAATGCGGATTGAATCCGCTTGCACAGAGAAACTGGCAATTGGAAGCAAGACATGGAGTGGGATGGTATCGGGGTAAGAACACTTTGTAGCATAACAAGCTTCCCAGCCGTCGAGAGATATCTATTTGACCAACTGCTCGCTTTTTGCTTGATTCTATCCACTATTGAAGTAAAGAGATCCCTCTTTCTTCTCCCAAAATGCTCCGGTAGTCCGAGATACTTGCCAACTCCTCCCTCCTTTAGGATCTGAGTCTCCGTGTGGATCCATTGCTTAAGTTCCACTGGTGCCTTTCGAGAAAAGGTTATAGATGACTTCTCTCTATTGATATACTGTCCGGAGGCCTCTTCGTATTTGCGCAGTATTGCCATTAGAGCAGTCGCGGATCCCTTGCTAGCTTTGAGGAAAAACATTGTGTCATCCGCGAATAAAAGGTGGTTAATCCGGGGACTCCCCCTTGCCACCCTTATACCTTGGATGAGCCCTTCCTGCTGTGCCTTGTTACAAAGACCCGAGAGCACTTCACTACATAGAATAAATATGTAGGGTGAGAGGGGATCGCCTTGGCGAATCCCTCGACTCGGTGTAACATGTCCTCTAGGCGAACCGTTGATGAGGAAGGAATATGTAACTGACGAGATGCACTGCATGATCAAACCAATCCAAAGATGGTGAAACCCCAGCCTCTCAAGCACAGCAGCAATAAAATCTCATTCAAGGCGATCATATGCTTTGCTCATGTCCGTCTTCACTGCCATTGCCACCCGTTTTTCCGCTTTAGACGTTTTCAGCGTGTGTAGCACTTCATGCGTGATGAGTATATTGTCTCCTATTGCTCTTCCCGGTACAAATGCGGACTGGTTCTCGGAGATAATCTTTTCAAGCAGGAGGCGTCTCTAGAGGATTTTCGAGTATACTTTGTAATAGACATTGCATAAAGCAATTGGTCTGTAATCCGAGACTCGCTGCGGGCTTTTTATTTTTGGGATGAGGCAAACGTGTGTGGCATTGATCCCACTCGGGAGGACTCCTGACCTGAAAGCATCTTGAATTTCCTCTACTAAATCCGCTCCGATCTCTGTCCAGTGGGTATG includes:
- the LOC130499464 gene encoding uncharacterized protein LOC130499464, with protein sequence MYQYFIKVVPTEYTDVKGHVIQSNQFSVTEHFEKTEAGRTQSLPGVFFFYDLSPIKVIFTEQHVEFLHFLTNVCAIVGGIFTVSGIIDSFVYHGQRAIKKKMEIGKFG
- the LOC108824485 gene encoding uncharacterized protein LOC108824485, translated to MQCISSVTYSFLINGSPRGHVTPSRGIRQGDPLSPYIFILCSEVLSGLCNKAQQEGLIQGIRVARGSPRINHLLFADDTMFFLKASKGSATALMAILRKYEEASGQYINREKSSITFSRKAPVELKQWIHTETQILKEGGVGKYLGLPEHFGRRKRDLFTSIVDRIKQKASSWSNRYLSTAGKLVMLQSVLTPIPSHSMSCFQLPVSLCKRIQSAFTRYWWDGGKGKKKMAWISWEKLTLPKDSGGLGLRDIQAFNEAFLAKISIRLLDNPNGLLGRTLLPKYCPDGNLLSCTSPSAASHGWHSILVGRDLLLKKLGWVIGNGASINIWDDPWLNLDSPLRPMGPATQQTSSLVVSDLLLPATGEWNINLIQEVLPFEEQRILCLQPSTKGARDVLKWLGTKDGKYSVKFGYHAAMEELKEEILEGEATMEFDWKKTLWNLKLAPKVKMFTWKSLKGILPVGERLLARHINVDPRCKRCGSSESVNHLLFHCPFARDVWNLSPLVGSFDVSGMTDLRADWTELQALKCLPPSGITSTPLVPWILWSLWKARNKYVFDNFSGSPAETLSQAIVVAREWEIAQQLVEKKAHVKVSVALPQMKVVAQSDAAWSESSLNAGLGWFVSTPENHTEGSRSASFIPSVLIAEGLALREGVEACRSLGVKEVRFESDSAQLIKAINRREPPLGDLWYCVGYPSFVYGI